Part of the Phragmites australis chromosome 23, lpPhrAust1.1, whole genome shotgun sequence genome is shown below.
TTGTACCATTCGAGCCTTTTGTATAAGTACAACAATTTTTAGTTACTCCAAACTCTGTAGGATAACTTTTGCAGTCAAGAGTCTTATATTCGTTTGCCCTATCATATTTAGTAGGATCAGTTGACTCTTAGTATACTGGTTTTTGTTTTAGTATTTACTACTCTTCTGACattatttcttttgtttttgctaTTGCCTTGTCAGATGCTCACACTTGGTCCTGAGGATTCACTTGATTTCCTTAGGACCCTGCGTATGGCTAGTTATGGGTTGCTGATCTCAGGACCTACCCTCCATCTTTGGTTCAACTTTGTCTCAAAAGTGTTCCCAAAAAAGGATGTAGTGAACACACTTAAAAAGATGTTTCTGGGGCAAGCAGTTTATGGTCCAATTATTAACTCAGTTTTCTTCTCGTACAATGCAGGATTACAAGGTATTATTGCTCATATGTCTGTATGTAAACATACTTGGGATACTTTGATATAATTTTCTGGTATTTATTTACTTTCACTTGTGCAAAACATTTGCTGAATTTCAATACTTCTCTTGGGACTTGCTTCTCTTACCCTAGCTCGACAATGCTACCCTATAAACTCTGCTTATGCTGTTTCACGTGCTGACCATTACTCTGTTTTGATGATGCTAtagtataaaaaatatgtgaatATACAGAATGCTCAATCTGCAGTTTTTTCTTAAGCTTTTATCTGTGTATATTTTCTGTTCGTTTTTCTTACAAGAAAGCTAAAAATATGGGGTTGAGATGGCACTACTGCTCAATGCTTCCTCGAGTTCTTAAGACAAAGAAAAGAAGCTACCTCTAAAACATGAATGGATCTCGTTCCAATAATCTTGTTACCAAAGTGGTCCAGTGTTCAAAATAACACACCACTGATGCAGTGAGTGCTCTTTGTATATGATTTTTGTAAGATGTAACTATTAATGTCTTGGGTACAAACTACTGACACTGCACATGTTAGCATCAATTATACTGTCTGTTATGTAAACAAAAGCAAGGTGTCCATCTGTAGCACCGCGTATTTGGAAATATTAGTTAGCATTTAGGAGACAAGTTTGTTATGTTAGGATTCGAGGTTTCaagttgatttgtttagagataagtttggtaggagataagttaggGGTCGGATTTAATTAGGGCTGCTTAGAGATAAATTtggtaggagataagttaggagttggaattgatttaggattgtaatttcccttctctatataaaggggcagccacacatcattgtaatcaagcaatGAGAATTACTCTAAGTCTCCCccaatattctaagtctcctcaatctatagtctaatcccCTACCCTAGCAGCCGACACCGCCCGGCTGTCCTCTCGGCGGTGTTTATCAAAACATAAGCAGTCTTGCACTCCTGTTAAATATGGACCTTTTTCATATTTCAGTATGATGTGATTGAAAATGACCATGTGGGCAGGCAGTTTTGTTCGTGTATTTGATCTGATCTGATTAGTAATTAGATCAGAAAACTATTTTATGGTTATTTCCTATTTCAAACTGTGGATAGGTGACTAAAGGTTCAAACATCTTATATAACTTTAAACATCGTTTATGTAGGCTAACTTATAATGTTAGAATCATAGATAACTTCCTACGATTAAACTTTCATGCGCTCCTTCATTTTTTAGTATCAACTTCGCGGTGGTCTTTGATTGCCTTCCTACCCATTACCCAATGTGTGATGAGGCTCTGTAGATCTAATTAATGCAACCAAAAGTACAACTCTGTAGGCTATATACAAATGAATGTATTGGAATGTATGAGCCCATATAAATAAATTGAGGAAATTGTATCAAATCCACTGTAGCATTGAGGCCTTGAGGGTTGAGCTTTTGCAAATATCCACTGTCTTTAAAAAGTGACAATTTAACATTTGTAGTTTCAGTCTGTTACATATGAATCAAGATCCCCACCTGGTTCTCAAATGTCAGGTGGTAAAATGCATTTAGTGTGCAGAAATGTGAAAGGAGAATGGCAAAAACTATCTTCTAGAGTTTAAGTGGAGGTCTGGAAACTATGAAAAATCATGGGTACCACCAGTGCACTTTTCTCAGCGAGTAACATGCTTTTGGTGCCTTTTAGAGTTAGGATTCTTCTCATACTCAGTTTGCTTGTTTGTTTGACCATCTATGTCAGTCAGATGCAGATAAATTTACTAGTAACACAGGGATGCTCTGGATAAAATGTTTGAAACAATATAAACTActctttttgttttctcttgTTTACCTTTCGACATAAGTTATTTAAAGTCACAGCTATCTGTAAATTACAGTTTTGTCAAATAAGTGTGTTGATGCTTCTACATGAAAGCAGCAGTCTGTTCTTATGCCTCTGTTGATTCATTTTGACCCTTAGCCGTGTTGGCATAATTTGACTGACAGCCAACATAGTTAAAAGAACACATAAGGCTAATGCTTCTTGGTGAACATAATGTTAATTTTTTGAGTGTTTCCACCGCCACTGCTAGCCACCTACTTACCTTGAGATGGGTTTCTCTGATAAATATCTTCTTTGTATACATCTCATAGTTGATGGTATTTTGAATTAGTCCTTTCAGTtgaggtttggtaaagtttgTAACCAAGCATCACGGACCACATTACTACTGGTTGCAGGATGAGGTTGCATGTGGTGAACATTTATTCCTACTTTGTACTGTTGAGCATGATAGGAGAAACTGAGTTCGGATAAGGTTACAGACAGTACACCCTCCGCACCAACTTATGCGATCAGAAACCTTCTGTTGCAAACTAATTTGGCATGCAAACTCATATGCCCTTTAATGGCTTTTCTGATTTGATTCACAGGTGAGACTGCTCCTGAGATCATTGCAAGATTGAAGAGGGATTTAGTTCCGACAATCAAAAGTGGGCTCATATATTGGCCGCTTTGTGACTTCATTACTTTCAAGTTTGTCCCTGTTCATTTACAGGTAATTAATTTCCTGATGTATTCTGTCTATTTGGGTTCAGAGCTCGTTTGGCAGCATTtctgatttgattttttttccagccGCTAGTGAGCAATTCCTTCTCGTTTCTTTGGACCATCTACATAACATATATGGCCAGCTTAAAGAAAGCAGATGTGGAGGTGGCCACAAGTTCGTAGTTGTTGTCGATGCCTCAATATGGCCATTACAGTCTTCATGGATGTCACCCTAAACTACGATGTTATCTGTCATTTATCAATCGACAATGGAAGACAGAGATGGATTGCTTCCTATGCATCCTCCGCTTTTAGTTAGGGTGTAGTTTCCACTTGCCTTCTACTTGCCTACGTTTTTGGCTTAAGCCTTTTTATCTGGATGATAGAATTACACTAGGCATCTCTTCTATCTTTCCAAGGTCTTCAACCCCACAGCTCAAAAACTAGCattttttaatcaaattatCTGTACCTACTTCTGGAGCTGTAAGGTGAATTTGTTCTTTCTTTGCGATAAAGGAGACCAGACAAGATTTATGCTTCTAAATCTTTACATGCCATTCAGATTTTATGGATATTTCTGTAAATCCTCTTTGTTCTATGTGGGGGGAAAATTGATTAACATTTCATGTTTGATCACTTTTCTGTTTCTCTAGGTTCTTATTAATCTTCTCATAAATACTTGATTACCATCTTTTGAGCTCATTCCTGCAGTTGCAATGAATTAGCTTGTAATATACATACAGCAATGCATTTGCCTTTGTTTGATCATTTTAAGTTTTTGAGACACCCTCATGCCAACCCTAGCTAAGCCATCATGCCATCTTGAGACTTGAAACATTGGTAGAGCCAAGGAGACTGCATGACCTGATCATCATGCCTATTGCTGTTCTGAAACCTTAGAGTTACATTGGACTCGGGT
Proteins encoded:
- the LOC133906117 gene encoding uncharacterized protein LOC133906117 is translated as MATAGAFHAGGRLLLPLRRSPHGASPSPWSHFRSHLISSKPPLPPPPPPRPYPVGSAFGPPSRKSGAVGAGTGVGVVGWYLGLLDARPVLTKSVTAAAIFTAADLSSQMLTLGPEDSLDFLRTLRMASYGLLISGPTLHLWFNFVSKVFPKKDVVNTLKKMFLGQAVYGPIINSVFFSYNAGLQGETAPEIIARLKRDLVPTIKSGLIYWPLCDFITFKFVPVHLQPLVSNSFSFLWTIYITYMASLKKADVEVATSS